The genomic DNA TCCACTATGCCAGTCGAGTCCTTCTACCTAGCCGAGCGGGGTAGTTGCTCGGCCCGGCTTCTGCACATCGTCTTCTCTTCCGTCCAACGTCCAATATTCCATCGAGCGTCGATCATTTGATACATCTCTGTATCAAAGGCGGAATCGGACCGGAACCTTCTCCTTCCGGTCAAGAAATGGTCGTTGGGCCGGTCGATGATATCTGAGCGTTGACtgtcttaactttgacctccactgtGATAATTATTCTCCGCAAGATAAGACCCTTTCTTATCACCACATCAATGAACAATCCTAGTTTCTTCCAATTGGATCTGTGACCGGAATTGGAATGTAATTTTCAGAtttttgatcaatttttttttaaattttttttatttataatgtaTATACAAACAAACCCCCATTTTGGAGATCATTAACAAGCAAAGCCTTTACCAACTTAGCACGCTGAATCCTCTTTTATCAAATTTATAGTGACTTAGATTCTTAAAATGCTACTTTTATGTAGAGTTTGATGATTTAATTGTTACATATTTTTTGAAACACTATTGCCCCCAACGGTATGCTCTAGCGCGGGATGCAAAATTCAATTAGAGGTAAATAATTTATACAAGTACGAtcaataaaagagatatttttaatggaattttataattattttaaattaataatcaCATAGATTGTAACTAAGTAGAAATCCTAACTTTCtaacttattatatttttaagttgttattCCTTTGATATTAATCGATTTTGCTTAATTAAATTGTACATCCTTGCTAAGCAAAAGCAAGAGACTATTTCTTATTATAacttcaggctattcaaccccttctCTAATCGATCGTACCAAGACTAACAGTATATGGTCTAAATGGTTTGGCAGAATGACGAAGTTAGTCCAATTCCAAAGAATCGTGGAGCTCCACGTTCTAGTTTTGTAGCTGGAGAATCTCTAGTTGCTGACTAGCATGGAGTTAGAAATGCAAGGAGTCTAAGTGTGGTGCCTCCGATTGTCATTGTTTGTAGTAGTGGAAAAATGCAAATCGTTTGTTTTCAATATTTCCATCAATCCGTTTCAGAATCAATACGAAGAAGATAATTACAGCGATTAAGGAGACAAGTGGATTTAAGGGGATGAGTTATACGAGATATAGAAATTTATGTCTTGTCAATCCCGAAATTTAATTTCTCGACCTCAAGTAAATTTACATTTAATTACTATTTCAGCTATGTCCGTGGGACTATCATTGTTTGAAGTAGTACGGGAGAGAGGGGGAGAGCAACTGCTTGGCAAATGATGATGCAAAACTCATGGAAAGACCTTCCATTCAGCAAAGAAAGGCAAATTGTCACATTACAATAATTCAGACCTAAGAAAAATTGTATTGCCAAATTAATTTTGTTAtgatcccaaattatatttaatatatatattttttaatttttacttgaCTTGTCACATTACAATAATTTAAGTCGAGAAATCAAATTTTTAACCAAAGATTTATATATTGAATTGACGTAGAATTTAGAAATAGTTAAgatttaattaactaaaaatgATTTCTTTAGCTTAATAATTATATGGTAAGTTAGAGGTGAAGGGAATTAGGGTAtagcaagaagaaaaaaaaattgacttattaattaataaaaatatgtcagaatatttttttattttatttttgaaagttattacaattaaatttgtaaaattaTCATGGGCCCATCAAAGTAGGCCCAATAACGGCTCCAAtatatatttggatttggataaCGATTGGAATTTAAAATCGGGATGGATTGTGCGGAACGCATCCCCGTTCATCCGTCTAGCAGGAAAGGGTTGTGCTGAAGCTGAACGCATCCTAGTCCATCCATCTCGCGGAGAAGCTCGTCATGCCggcacctaattttttttttataagtaaaatatattaaagcaTAGTGAAAAAAATGTAGAACGAATTAATTAAGATGGAATAGATTTAAATGCATAGTTTCGACTTTTAAAGAGCATTCGATCAAGATTTGACGCTTCAATCTCAAAATTATGGtaatttcttttatatatatatatatatatatatagatatatatatatatataataaacacAATTCAcgtaatcaaatcaaatcaaataattcaCATCCACATCCACATCAATTTCtttattactatatctaaaatttaagataaataatccactttattaaatttagataatcatttttcaTTATACGCTAGATCAAATATCTTAAAATTTCTatcatctttaatttttttttattattttttctctttcttctattttcattattatatttatgaaatgagTGGAATGAGAGAGATTAAATGGAAGGAAAGAGATTGAGTGGAAtgagaaagattaaaaaaaatattattttatttttaggatagaGGTTTTATTCcgtaaatttaaagaattagtattcatcaaatctaaatttagaaaataaatagaataattaatacagaaaatttttaattattctatctaaaatttaagataaatttttttttgaataggATAACTTATGTGgatattctaaatttttttatatcatttttatttttacacaAACATATCCATGCAAACACTTAATTGAGCCAGGCTAATTTATTCTGTATATGTGATGGAGGAATTCAGCTGTCTCATATCAATCAGTGTCTCTTCATCTGCTTTCAATATGGCCCTCACCATTCGATGCGATAGCTTTGAAACTTTCCATGAAACGACGACAAACCTGAGAAGCACTCGTGGCAGGTAATTTGCAGGTGCCTCTGAACATGTCCCACAATTTATGGGCACGAGAGAGGCCAATGGTCACCAGAGCTGttcttttgtcctcttctaaaaCATGGAGCAGCACCTACGTGAGGTCCTTCATGGCCTTCCACTTCACTTTTTCTTGCTAAAACTACCTTTCAAATAGCACGCTAAACCATGGACTTTGAACTATAAAAGGCCCTTGGGATTCCTCGGAGAGTCACAGTACTGAATTAAGTGGCAACAGATAGTTGACAAGGAAATGGGGAGGAAGCCGGGCTCTTCGAATGAGGGGATGATCAATAGAGGAGCATGGACTCCTCAACAAGACAAGGTGCTTGTTTCCTACATATCGACTTACGGGGTGGGCAAATGGGAGTCTCTACCTAAAAGAGCCGGTCAGTTCAGTTCAGTTCATTTCCATATTCTGAAAAGTGTTGTCTATACATTTTCTCAAGAGAAAGTGTTGGATTTGGAGAATACACGTAGGGCTTAAGCGTTCCGGGAAGAGCTGCAGACTCCGATGGCTCAACTACCTGCGCCCAGACATCAAGAGGGGGAACATCTCCGACAGCGAGGAGGCCTTGATCATCAGACTCCACAAGCTACTTGGAAACAGGTCATTTTCATATTGATGTTCCACAAGTATTTGTAGAGTATAGTGATTCccttttgttttccaattggGGCCGGCCACAGGTGGTCTCTGATTGCAAGGCGATTGCCCGGcgaaccgacaacgagatcaagAACTACTGGAACACGACCTTGGTGAAGAAGCTGCAAGGTGAACTGCCTCAATTCAACAATCCGTATCGCACAATTTCAACTGGAACCGAATCGAATTCTAGCTGCACAGCGACCAAGCCGCCACCACAAGGAAAGGTCACTGTTGCATCTCTGCCGACTGATGCTGACTCCAACATGGCTCGAGCCTTTTGTGGTCTGGATGCTCCTCTGATGCTGCCATTGTTGGCCGTCCCAGAAGGCTACTCTGGTTCTGCCATGGGCATGCTTGCAGTGGCATGGCCTTTGGATTCAGGTGCTTGGGAAGAGCCAAACATCGTCGGCATTGAGATCGAAGAGTTTGGATACGAATCGCAGAGAGGTGACGGCATCAAGAACTGTCAGGATCTTGAAGACATGATGGCTAGTGAAGGAGCAACAAACGGCACTTGGGAGGAAAATGATGATCCTCCCAGCTTCTCCTTACTGTCGTAGATAACAAAACTCCTCCTATGCAGTTCTGTGTGAAAGTCCTCTGTGCAGTCGCAAAAGTTGGCCGGAAAGATCTCGGATTCGACCGTACATGGGGCTTTCACACAGAAATTGAGTGCGAATTTGCTTCAGGCAGATTTTATCTTTTAGTTAGTTAGTTTGGTAATAATGTGCAAGATTCAAGTGGGAAGCATACGTCGAGTGAGaataaataaaaggagtttttaataactcatcaaaaataaaatttaaaaaactagTTTATTATTAATAAACTCATAAAGTATCTAATAAACTCATTTAACATTAAACtaaattatttatatataaaataaataaacctaTATTTATCATGAGTATTTAAGATTGAAATGGACATATCTGATCCCTGACTCACACTCACATACGCAAAACCCGAGGGGACAAGGCCACGCCGCTGCTTTCCTCCACAGAAACTCTTTTCGTGATTTTCTGCACCTCTCTCATTTGCCGCATTCCTCTCCAGATTCGACTAAATTGCCGATATCATCGAGGTTTTCGCTCCTTCATCGTCTCGTTCCTCTCGCCGCTGCCCTTCACATCTCTGAGGTATGTTTCATGACAATCTGCCACGAAAAAGATCCCACCTTTAAGATCTCTTTTTTCATGCGTTTGGGTTGCATCATAGATCTATTTTACCGAGCTTTCTTTTGGGCCATGGTGAATATGGTACGATTTGGTTCCCtggttttattttctcttccgtTCGTGCACTCTGATGGCTGTTTTTTTCTTTGTTTCGGTTTTCCTTATTTGATTATCGTCTTGATTGTTCAAAAGAAGAATTTGTTAAATGAGACTTCAAGATAGCGGCGGCGAGCATTTGGGTGTCATGATCGCCTCGCTTGCGTTGCCTTTCTGAAATGAAGCTTCCATGGCAACTATTTCTCCTCCCCTAGTAAACCCTAACAAGTTTCCGATACgccttttgaatttgatttaaagtCTTCACACTTTGCAGGGCTCCTGGCGACAAAGGAGGGGATGTTGGAGATGGATACCTTGGTCATCGGCAATGGAAGTCAAATCGAGGGCAAACTCTTGGGGGCCTTGCAAAGGAACTTCCTCCAGGTGCAGAGCATTCTGGACCAGAACAGGCTCCTGATCAACGAGATCAACCAGAACCACGAGTCCAGAATCCCCGACAACCTCAGCCGCAACGTCGGCCTCATCCGAGAGCTCAACGACAACATCCGCCGCATAGTCGATCTCTACGGCAATCTCTCCGTCCCATTTGCCTACTCCAAGGACGCAGACTCTGATGGAAAGCGCGGCCACAAGAGGAACAGACCGGCGTAAAGAATCATTCAATTACCTAGATAGAGAGATATCAAGTTGGGAAGAAGAGAATGAGACAGCTTACACTTGTTAGCATACAGAACATTGTATAAGCTTTGCAGATGATCAGCTTGCAGATCGAAATAAAAGGTGATTATTTCTTACGTTGTTGTGATCATCACGTTGTTCGTCTTCTAAATGCCATCTATATCTCAAATTTCATTCTAACGAAACCATCAATAAGAAGTGAGCATCATTGTGATACTCCAGTGCCTTCAATAAGGGCAGCAAATTTCACCTTCCAGTCTGTAACCTTTTCTTCCCCATTTGCCACCTACACAAATATCACTACATCATCAGCACTCCCTATCAGTGTTGCAGAAACACATGATGCAGTTTGGGTTAAATGCATCTTCAAACTTAGCTTACTTGAAATATTAGACCTTCCTCTGGTGGTGACTCGAGTGCCTCCACACAAATAACTGCTGCATCCTCTTTACTCAGATTTCCCTTTGCTGCATCACCCTACATTTGGTGACGACATGCTTGTGAGAAGGATTGAATAAATTGCATCAAAAAATGCCTACATTATCAGATATGAATGCCCTTGTTGCTTAATTCAAATTATTGTTAAGTACCTTGCTGAAGCTGAAAGCGTGATCGCCGCTAGGAACACTCTGCAGCAAGCCAGTTCTTATTATTGTGTATGGAACACCAGCCGTTATCACAACCTTTTCATCTCTATCCGCCAGCTCTCTGGCTTTGCTATTCATAATTGCTTGAAATCCGCCGCTTCCTTTGTAATACGCCAACTGCAATCTGATCAAAATTCATGCTTGAAGACCATGACGAGAGATAAAACATGAGAATTTGCTCCATGAAAAACTTGAGGACCTGAGATAGAAGAACAATGTGGTTTACACCTTTTGTTCGAGCTAcatcagaaaaaaaaaaccatCCTGCAAGATAAGAGAGTCTAGCAAAAGATCATAACAGTCAGATGAGACAAAAGAAAATGGAATCACATTGCCTTCACAGATTAGCAAGCAACATCAACTATGCAAGAATCAAATACCTTTAAGTCTATCTTTTCTATGGCAAAAACAGAAGTCAGAATCGAAAATGAGTGTAGTAAACCTAAACAAGTATATATATTCTAGACATCTGGAATATAGAAAGAATCGAAGTACACATCAGAATTCAAAAATACATACATCTGATGCACAAATGATCGCACAAACACCTCTGAGAGTCTTTGTGAGAAAGGTCTTGTCATTCAGATCTCCAACCAATGACTACATAAAGCAAAGGATTCAAAGAATCCACTCTACTTTGTAGAAATATGATCAGTGCTATCATAATTGTGCAGGTGTTCTCCTCAACATAAGTTCCAAAGGCATCAGCAGCAGCTCGTTTATCCAACTATTGCTTTATCCGGACACGCTTAAGAATCAATGAAAGGATTACCATCTAGTGTAAGTGTAAACCACAGAAGAAATAGTAAACTGAAGAAACTATCATATTGGCTATGCCTAGATTGGTTAGAAATCAAAACTTGGAAATAATTTGGAAGGAAAAAGACTAAttgtcgaagaagaagaagaagaagcaaatttGACTGATATTGGATATTGATACATGAAAGAACTAGCGAACTTTTAGCATTGAAATACAATGTGAACTAGTTACTTCCAAAACAAAATGAACATTATACATTAATGAAGAGATAATCTCTCCTGTCTAGGTCAGAAAGGCCTCACCTGACCAATTTCGCTTTCACCATCAGTGACCAGCACAGCATCGCGTGTTTCTTCGATCTCTAGTATCCATCAAGGTAAAAGGTTATTGATATGGACCACAAAGATACAAGTTATAGTATGCATAAATTTCATTCTACCTGAAGattcatcctcatcctcatcctccagatcACCATCCTTAGGAGGCAAATCAGGCGCTCCATACCACTTCCTCAACTTAGGCCCGCCTAGAAAATAAGGTTAATCTTCTCACATCAAAAGTGCACATATAAACTAATGAATCTCAGACGATTTGTTAGAAAAGTTTTATTCCGCGATCAAGTGAGAAAAGAGACAATCCTACACGAGATACAAACTTCTTTCtcaaatcaagaaaaaaaaaactacgtCCAGATGAAATTGCATTACAATACTTACCTTCTATGTAGTCGAGGAGTTGATCGGCGAAGTTGGCTTCTTTCTTCTTGGAGCAGCGGCACGCCAGCGGTGCCGGCCGAGGGGTTTTCCTGTGGAAGGAGGGCGTACGGGAATCAAACGATTGAGATGATGAGAGATAAAGGACGATACGAGGTGCGGGCGACGTCGAGCGGAGACGATGAGCGACCGCCGTTGGAGGCTTCTGAGGTTGGAGATAAGGCGCGGCAGAGAAGAAGGGCGAAGCCCAAACCCCGTAAGAGATTGAGTTGGGAGTGACCGGATATTTACGAGATTGCCATCGGCGACCCGCATGTACCGGGGCATGGCAATTAGAGCGGGCTGGGCTGCCCGTTGCATGACACTGCCCGGTCCGGCCCGGCCAGGGTATTATGGGCTGAAGGGCTGTGGCCCGCAGGTTTATACCGGTTCGGACTCGACAGGACCATGCTTCTTGAATTTGACTCGATATTagtatataattaattttaatgtttCTTTTATCAAATTCATAGTAGTTGCAATTAACATAATTCCACTAAAAGATTTCATGCACGTTTTAGTTTCCGTCAGCTGGCACGTGATACGAACTACGACCGACGTCACATTTACGCGTCGCTCACGATCACGTACAAAACATTACTgagcctatatatatatatataacgactCTTGCTTGCTCTCTTATCTTAATAATCTCTCCATCTTAACCATTTTAATCACTTAATTAGAGTGATGGATGACTTCTTCTCCTATTCCGCTATTCATTTTTCTTCAGGCTTTTGTCTATCGCATCCTCTCCAAGTCCTCCACCATCTTCTTCGACGACAGAGCCTTAACTTTCGATCAGCAAGCTCCTTAGCATTACTTTCTGATATGATTGCCAGTGGCGAGGTCTCACCGTCGGCACCAGGACACCTTTACGAGAGAAATCACTATCATCGTCCGACGACATGAAACAATATTGAtatgaaattaataaatttcttgttcgtgtatttgatttattgttaaaattttgtttgtataaaaaattctccttaaaaatttatttatatccacaattaaatttctattaaatatatttatttaatttaatgatttactcaaacaatataataatcaacttcgaTCATCCTAAGGAATGCACTCATATTCATGCTACATTTCCCTAAAAAACAAAGACATTTCAGCATATGAAAACCTTTTGGAGTGATGATTTAGGAGATTAAGCCTTCTCTTTGTAACGTAAACTCAGTGAGAATAATCATTAAAGTATTCTAACAAAGTTTTGTCAGCTTTGAAATACGACCATCGATGCAACCATATCCGAAGAAGGAACCACCCGGAGTAGGAATTCCGCATACGCGAATTTACTATTTTGACACCGCCGAGGCCTGTAGGAATGAGAAATAGGTTAAATATGGCATGTCCTCGGATGTAATTTCAAATTGCTCCCTCTACTCGATAAATCCCCCCTAAACTTCCCAAGAACATTCACCCCGAAGCATTCGAACCCACGGTGATGGAGGGTCATGAGGGCGCGAGGGAGGTGCATAAAGAGTGCATGAGGAACCACTCGCTGAGGCACGGCGCCGGCTACACCGTGGACGGCTGCTGCAGGTTCATTCCGGCGTCCGGCGACCGCCAGCTGCAGTGCGGCGCATGCGGCTGTCACCGCAACTTCCACCGCACAGACTTCTGCATCGCCGGCACCCTGCCGGAGCGGAGTGAGAGGCGGCGGCCGCGGGCGAGGTTTTCGGAGGAGCAGAAGCAGCGCATGGCTGGCTGCGCGGAGAGGCTTGGGTGGAAGATCCCGAGGAGCCGTGCCAGGGCTGGAGGCGAGGAGGATCAGGTATCGAGGTTCTGCCGCGGGATCGGGGTGACCAGGCAGGCGTTCAAGGTGTGGATGCACAACCACAAGGGCAGCGCCAGTTCTGCTCCagtagcggcggcggcggcactgGTGGCGTCGTCGGAGGCCACCGCTCGAGGTGGAGCGGCTATGAACGGAGGAGTGGAGGAGGTGATCAAGATCGGGGACGAGGCGATGGAAGAGGAGGCAAAGGATCTTGATTGAGCTAATTTGCATGCAGAATGTGTTTGATTTGGACATGATTTTAATAATAAATCTGAATCCTCCGTGAAAAACTCTTTTATCTGTGTTCCTATCTGATTCATTGACATGCTTTTACAGAAGTCAAATTTATTCATAATATGTTTGACTAGAATTACTTTGAATCTAACTCACTTACTAATCAGATACTTATTGATCTTTCATTTGTGTCTCGAAATAAAGACCGAAATGTTCATGTGAAGCACTCGACCATAAAAGGCAGGTTAGCCATGATTGTGGCCCAGAACAACAAGCAGGGGTAGTTTGGTAGAGTGCCTCCATAAACTGATGC from Zingiber officinale cultivar Zhangliang chromosome 4A, Zo_v1.1, whole genome shotgun sequence includes the following:
- the LOC121970911 gene encoding protein ELF4-LIKE 3-like, with the protein product MLEMDTLVIGNGSQIEGKLLGALQRNFLQVQSILDQNRLLINEINQNHESRIPDNLSRNVGLIRELNDNIRRIVDLYGNLSVPFAYSKDADSDGKRGHKRNRPA
- the LOC121972738 gene encoding uncharacterized protein LOC121972738, with translation MSSDDDSDFSRKGVLVPTVRPRHWQSYQKWNYVNCNYYEFDKRNIKINYILISSQIQEAWSCRVRTGINLRATALQPIIPWPGRTGQCHATGSPARSNCHAPVHAGRRWQSRKYPVTPNSISYGVWASPFFSAAPYLQPQKPPTAVAHRLRSTSPAPRIVLYLSSSQSFDSRTPSFHRKTPRPAPLACRCSKKKEANFADQLLDYIEGGPKLRKWYGAPDLPPKDGDLEDEDEDESSEIEETRDAVLVTDGESEIGQFASSFIPFSQRLSEVFVRSFVHQILSYLAGWFFFSDVARTKGVNHIVLLSQLAYYKGSGGFQAIMNSKARELADRDEKVVITAGVPYTIIRTGLLQSVPSGDHAFSFSKGDAAKGNLSKEDAAVICVEALESPPEEGLIFQVANGEEKVTDWKVKFAALIEGTGVSQ
- the LOC121970908 gene encoding zinc-finger homeodomain protein 8-like; translation: MEGHEGAREVHKECMRNHSLRHGAGYTVDGCCRFIPASGDRQLQCGACGCHRNFHRTDFCIAGTLPERSERRRPRARFSEEQKQRMAGCAERLGWKIPRSRARAGGEEDQVSRFCRGIGVTRQAFKVWMHNHKGSASSAPVAAAAALVASSEATARGGAAMNGGVEEVIKIGDEAMEEEAKDLD